A window of Cyclopterus lumpus isolate fCycLum1 chromosome 10, fCycLum1.pri, whole genome shotgun sequence genomic DNA:
ACAGCCCGTCCTTCCCAAAGGATGAAATCACTTTAAATATAGCGGAAAGTGTTGCATCAACTACTCGCTTCTCACTAGAGAGTGCATACGACCCCGATGTTGGAATTAACGACATTCAAAAATACATACTCAAACCCGTAGATCATTTCAAATTGGAAGTACAGAGCCAGTCTGATGGAGGGAAATTCATTGAAATGGTTTTACAAAACCCATTAGACCGAGAGAAAGAGGAGACTCACACGCTGGTGCTGATTGCTTCAGATGGAGGGGAACCACACAGATCAGGGACAGTACGTATTCATATTACTGTGCTAGATGCCAACGATAATGCTCCAGTGTGTAGTCAGCCTGTTTATAAAGCAGAAGTCAAGGAAAACTCTCCAGAAGGAACTGTCGTCACCACTGTGAGCTCAAATGACGCAGATAAAGGAGTCAATGGTGATGTAACATTTTCCATAGCACATGTCACCAGAGAAGCGAAGCAGCTTTTTGAAGTTAATGTTAAAACTGGAGAGATTAAAGTTTCAGGTAAACTAGATTTTGAAAAATCCAAGACGTATCAATTAAATGTTAAGGCTAGTGATCACGGAGGATATTCTGATACATGCAAagtaataattcaaataattgaTGAGAATGACAACGTCCCGACAATACAGATGATGTCATTTTCTTACTCGATATCCGAGGATTCTCCTCCAGGTACAACTATAGCTGTTATTAACGTGGATGACGAAGACTCTGATGGTAACGGTATTGTCAAGTGCTCCATTAATGCTGACATGCCTTTCAAAATCGAGTCTTCATTAACAGGATATTATACCATTGTAACCGATAACTTCTTAGACAGAGAAACTATTCCTGAGTATAACATCACCATTACCGTCTCTGACCAAGGCTCCCCGCCTCTGACTAGCAggaaacacattaatgtaaaagtGTCTGACGTGAATGACAACCTTCCCACATTTTACCAATCAGAATATATTAAGACTGTACCAGAGAATAACTCTCCCGGGTTTTCAGTGTTCACTCTCAGTGCTAGTGATGCAGACTGGGGACAAAACGCTCGGTTTTCTTATTTCTTGGAGGAAAAAATGATTAATGGAGCAGCTGTGTCTTCGTTAGTGTCTGTGAATTCAGAAAGTGGTGTCATTCACGCAGTGAGGTCATTTGATTACGAGCAACTCAAGTGGTTTGAATTTAACGTAACTGCTCGTGATGCTGGATCCCCTCCTCTGAGTTCAGTGGCAATAGTTAGAATAGTAGTCCAGGACCAGAACGACAACCCCCCTCAGGTTCTGTACCCAGTCCAGACTGGTGGCTCTCTGGTGGCTGAAATGGTGCCTCGTTCAGTCGATGTGGGCTATCTGGTCACTAAAGTGGTGGCTGTGGATGTGGACTCTGGACAGAATGCCTGGCTCTCCTATAAACTGCAGAAAGCCACAGACAGGGCGCTGTTTGAAGTGGGCTTACAGAATGGAGAAATAAGAACTATCCGCCAAGTCACTGATAAAGatgctgtgaaacaaagactgactgttatagtggaggacaacgggcagcCCTCTCGTTCAGCTACAGTCATTGTTAACGTGGCGGTGGCGGACAGCTTCCCTGAAGTGCTGTCTGAGTTCATTGACTTTACACAAGACAAGGAGTACAACGACAACCTGACTTTCTACTTAGTGCTGGCTTTGGCTGtagtttccttcctcttcatcacatcTCTAGTGGTTATTATATCAGTGAAGAtctacaggtggagacagtctCGCGTCATGTATCACTCCAATCTCCCTGTGATTCCG
This region includes:
- the LOC117737729 gene encoding protocadherin beta-16-like; this encodes MMARLWITDIRGRGQALFVILCLFTRSSVTGQARYSVAEEQGEGSFVGNIARDLGLDVVRLVSGKARIITKGSRQYVDLNRDKGTLVIKERIDREELCGKTTPCSFSFEVILENPIQLYRVTVEVIDINDNSPSFPKDEITLNIAESVASTTRFSLESAYDPDVGINDIQKYILKPVDHFKLEVQSQSDGGKFIEMVLQNPLDREKEETHTLVLIASDGGEPHRSGTVRIHITVLDANDNAPVCSQPVYKAEVKENSPEGTVVTTVSSNDADKGVNGDVTFSIAHVTREAKQLFEVNVKTGEIKVSGKLDFEKSKTYQLNVKASDHGGYSDTCKVIIQIIDENDNVPTIQMMSFSYSISEDSPPGTTIAVINVDDEDSDGNGIVKCSINADMPFKIESSLTGYYTIVTDNFLDRETIPEYNITITVSDQGSPPLTSRKHINVKVSDVNDNLPTFYQSEYIKTVPENNSPGFSVFTLSASDADWGQNARFSYFLEEKMINGAAVSSLVSVNSESGVIHAVRSFDYEQLKWFEFNVTARDAGSPPLSSVAIVRIVVQDQNDNPPQVLYPVQTGGSLVAEMVPRSVDVGYLVTKVVAVDVDSGQNAWLSYKLQKATDRALFEVGLQNGEIRTIRQVTDKDAVKQRLTVIVEDNGQPSRSATVIVNVAVADSFPEVLSEFIDFTQDKEYNDNLTFYLVLALAVVSFLFITSLVVIISVKIYRWRQSRVMYHSNLPVIPYYPPRYSDTLGTGTLQHVYNYEVCRTTDSRRSDCKFNGAGSQNVLIMDPSSTGTMQRIQSEKSILDEPDSPQEVRKNTQHVYSLRYFFSEFD